gattttaatttgttttcttAAGCACTATTCAAAGTGGAAAATTAGTCTGAGGAACCCGCTGCTTCCTTGGTTAGAGGGTTTTACTATGCAGTCCCAAGACTCAGTCTTGGTGACTTTGTGTTCCATGTAATGTAGTAATTGATTGACATGGATACAATGCTCTACTTTTCAAGGTCGATGGGTGAAGCGTTTGCAGAAAAGAGAAGGATGAGATTTAACTGCTGTTATAGAACAATGGCAGGTGATTTCAGCTCAAATGATATTTAACCCTTTAAAAGTCGTTCATCTTTGGTTATCTGGTAAAATGAATTCACCAGGCAGGATACACAGCAGCTTATGCTTTGGAATCAATAAAGAGCAGTGCTTTTCCAGTTGAGAATTCATTTTGACAGATCTCTAGGATGGAGAGCTTAAATTGAATGCAACTGTTCTGTGGGTGTGGCCCTGACTTTTGATAAGCAAACATGTCCCAAAGTAGTTGATTCACATGGATGAAAATCATTGACAGATATGGATAGCATGCTTATAAATCAGGTTTCTGAgtagtttatttacttgggaTGATGATTTTTAGTGTTCTGGAAACAAATAGCTTAAAAACCTCGTTGTTTGGATGTTAGTCAATTGGTTGAGGTTAAAAAAACTGAAAGCATCAAAACCTTGGATGCCCTTTCCAgggaaaaaacataaaatactgcTGGATTGAAACCTGATATGCATTTCTTGTCGGACGATATCTTGAAACTTCAGCTTAAAAAATGAAACATGTGCATAATAGGAATATCTAGGTAAGTAGCAAAACTGTCTTAATCTTTTTTATTAATCATTCCAGCTGTAATCTTGTTTTTTAGTGGTTTAAATTTCAAGGTTCATAAACAACATCCTAATCTGCCACGTTCACTTTGAATAACAAGATAAGCTTGGCAACAGAACTTTTGATGTGGACTGCTAATCACCATCACATGCTCTTGGCCTCTTCTGTTTGCTACTAAGTATTATATTGCATGGCTGCAAATTGGACAAATTTCCACTGCCCTATGTGTCAAGTCATATCATTCTTTTAACAATTACATGTATTCTGTCAGTTGAATTTCAATtgaactaaataaaataattattttatttaatttaattttattaaatttttttattaagatctaatcaaatcaaaataattgaattttttaaaaattaaaattaaataaaaaaaatcaaactaaaattcagaatttatctaatttaataaattatttcaatttcaacATAACACTATTGATCCCTATTGGTTTAGATTAAGAAAGTTGCTCAAAATTCAACCTTCCTCTTTTCACTATCAATTTATTCCCACATTTTATTCAATCTAcaaataaagatttttttttttttatctttcctattttcttgaatttcattttaatttaaaacggCACAGTCTCGACGAATATTTCCATTTCTACCCGTCTTGACTCCGACCCGGCCCAACTTCGTCATGGCGGTAACAAAGGCGTTTTCAAAGGCTTGGGAGTTGCTGGCCCATGTATTAACAGTGGGCCTGGACCTTGGGTCCGTGAAGAGAACTTGGTCCGAAGTGAAGAGTCCCTTTCCATTCTGGAGGTTCTTGAAGTACACGTTGTCGAAGGTGTTCGGTGTGATCGGGTCCATGTTAATGGCTATCCTGGGGTCCACGTTCCTGGGGCACATCTGCTGTAAATCAGCTGCATAAGCCTTGTTGAGTGTAGGGTCCACTGGATTTTGACGGCTGAAATTGTATATCCTGTTGCTGAATTTATTGCAGTGGGAGAATCCAAGGGTGTGTGCAGCTGTAGAAAAATCAGATTAATGGTGATTAGCATCACTGAATCAAAACTTTGACTTTTCAATTTGCTGAGTAGTTAACAACCAATGCCAGGTCATAGGACtatattaaagtaaataaagTCCAAAACAAAATTGACCTGTCAAACGGGACGAGAATCTACAGATGTTCCCTTTATAATtttacccaaaaaaaaaaatccacttTGCCTTATTCATACTaaattataattcatttttttaagaaaataataattaatgaatttattttaatatatcctTATTTATTATgccttaaataaaaaattatggatcggactagtaaaattaaaatatattattttttttattggtagAGTATATGAAATTTTTGAACCTGAGAGGGCAATCATGTCAGCTTGGGAGAGGCCACGAGAAGCAAAGAGAGAGTTGAGCTGATTCAGATTGAAACTTTCCTTAGGCAGATTGCCATTAACGTTAGCAGCACTAGATCTGAGGCCATCCAATCTTCCCAATTCAACAGCATATGAGGGTCCACCAGACTGCATTTACATCACATTCACGTATACAGAATAAATGAATTACGACAATGAAATTTCAGGTAGAAATTACACAAGGACTGTGGACTCACCAGAGCCACCACATCTCTAGTTGCCATGGCAAGAATATCTGCACACGACACCTTGTTTCTGCAGCTGGGAATGGCATCCACGGCGGCTTTGGCCTTGATGACCGTGTCAAATCCATCTCCGGCCAATGACAAATTATCAGGGTGGTCTTTCTCTGCTTTGTTGTTCGGAGTAGATTGGATTATAACAGAAGCATCACATCcctttatatatacatatgtaAACAGAAACAAATTAAGCAAGCTAAAATGGAgtcatggtttttttttttttcttcttaattttctGAAGGAAATAAATGGCTACCTGCACAAAGCAATCATGGAAGAAGAGACGGAGGGTTCCAGGGATAGTGACAAAAGTCTGCTGAAATTTCTTTTGAACTGCATTTCTAACAATAGATTCCACATTCGGGCAAATATTGGCGTAATAATTTTGTCTGAGCTGAGCTGACACAGAACTAGAAAAAAAGCACAAACTGAAAGAGAGTGGCAGTAGAAGAATAAGCTGGAAACGACCCATCATGGCCATTATCAAGCTATAACTATAAGCAGAGGCTGATCTGAGGAGTGGAGTAAAGAAGCGAGTtggccatatatatatattggggAATCTTTTACGACAGCCAAGAGGCTAATGTTGAAAGAGACATGGATGCAGTGGCCGCCTTTGTTTTTTTCGTAAATCAGCTAACTGCTACGCTCCTCCCTTGGGCGTTCTGTTTGAGACTGATGAGAAGTATACATAAGGCTTGAATTGATACCAAACCAACATGGTCCATACAAGAAACAATAGATGAATGAAACACCtagaaaaaaggagaaaaaggcCTTAACAAATGGGATACAACTAGACCTTTTGGCACATTAAGTTTGCTTCTTGCTTCAGCTTTTCCTTTTCCATACATCACCATCGTTCAATAAGATAGAAATGCATAAATTGAAATCTATCTaacttttgataaaaaaaaaaatgtataaataaatataccctacaagtagatgaatgaatCTTAATAATATGTAATTAACTAGCAATTGCTTTATTTTACAAAACAAGTAATTATGTTATATAAATGTCTCCGCCTATTAATTTGTTGTaccatataaatatttaacacaATAAAAACTATAGTATTATATAACTTTTCCTTTCAATATGGGCCATGGACCTTTACTTGGTAGTTAAAACTGGTACATTAAAGGATACTCATTTGATGGAGGATCGAGATGGTCATAAatgagaaaaaggaaaatggtATAAATGACGAAATTTGGTTGATTCATTTCGATATTTaagtttaatataaatttatagattataaaaatataattaattaaagttgTGATGCGACCGAAAGTAGAGTTATGCTGGGATTGATTAAACCTGTAAAAAAGAGAAAGTGAAGTGGTTCACACCTATGGCAGCCACTCTGACACTTAAATTGGTAAGTTTAAAGAGAAGGGCAACAAAAtgaaattgcttagaacttgagAGTAATAGTGTAAGAGAATTGCATACGTTTATTTCTGTGATCGTTGGCTTTTATACTTAAGAAGATAGAGTTAAACATGACATTTTTTAATAATCCGGCGATGATGTGGCCGGTTATTTAATAACGGATCTCGCCAGTTTAGCTAGTCAGTGATTTCATGATTACAGACATAACATGAGTCTGCTGGATTGTGCCTACTAACGATAACTTCATGTGAAGGCTCAACCTCTTCAagggagggcgagtcttgatgaagaaccGAGCGTAACAGTGTCTGGATCTTCCTTTCCTCGAGTGAGACCGGATACCGGCTTATTAGATGCTTTCCATGTGGCCTTATTTCGTAATAACAGCTCATGGCTCACTTTGGGTGATTTTTATGTAGCATCAGAGGTTCCTCCACTGGTTTTTGATTCTTCATATTTGAATGTGACAGTTATTCTCACGATTTGGGGCATGTGGCTTATTGATATTGGTTTTCCCTACTCACGTCGTTTTGCTTACCTAGCTCTTCAATGATGGTTGTCATATTTCTCGAGCCGCATTTAAGGTCTGCTATCAAACCCGTTTTATAAAAACCCTTCTTCTCCAAGTATCACTTTTGCTCACAATCATCATCTCTGTTTCTAGAAAGATTCGGCCACTCCTTCTTTGTTGTTTATACTCCCTTGCTTTCATGGTaatttatgttttcttttttccttttagaatgaatacttcctcttcttctcttaCTCCCAGTGGAGGTTCTGCCTCAAGCTCCTTCTTCGATGGCTTCATCCGTGCCTTAGCTCCTATCATTTTATTAAGGGTTGCTCTGAAAAATGAAGGTAGCCTAATTAGTAACATCCCATCCATAATAACAGAGCAAGACATAGATCGTCTTCATGGCCAATACCAAATTTCTTGAAAAACCTTATGTGTCTTTGTTCCATCCTCGGGCGTCCGTGCGAATGATTAGATCCCTACGGAGGATACCCCAATTGTCTATGAAGAGCATCTGAAGGCGGGTTTTCAGTTCCCCATGGACCCATTTTTTATTAGGGTCCTTCGATTTTATAAACTTGCGGTCACCCAACTACATCCCAATGGCTAGAGAATCTTGGTGGCCTTTCGgtttgtttgtttcaataacAACATCGAGCCAAGCGTGGCCCTCTTCTCCTAGCTGTATCAGTTGGATACTCGGAGAAATAAAGAGTTCTTATTTTTCAGCGGGCAAAAATACTAGACGATATTCAACCGGATACCTTTTTCATTAAAGCGATGGAAGAATAAGTTTTTATCCTTCGTCACTGAGTGTTCGAGGGTTTTGGACATCTCCGAACGAGCTGAAACCTGTGGGTGGAACTGAAAAAGGATGGAGTCCAATCGAAGTGGGATGAGGACGAGGCATTAGCCTTTCTCTTGACAATAGCTAGGTCCCCTCAGAAAATAGACATTACCAAGGTGGTGTGAAACGTCGTTTTGTCTTGGAAGAGTCATCTCCAGGCAAGTCAGACTCGAGATCCTCACCCGCCCAACCTTTTCAGCCTTGGAGAGAGCACTTCCCTATCTAGAGATCagggtatttttctttttgcctTCATTTAGATTTTAAACTGTCTTACTTACTTTTCAATTTACACAGATATGGTCGGGTCAAGAAGTAAATTTGCTGAAACGACGTGTGCTGCCCACAAAGGCAAAGCTGTCATTGGAGCAACCGGTCCCTTTCCCAAGCATGTCCGCCAAGCAGAAAAAgtgatcatgcttcctcctcctccccAACTTACAATAGAAGATTTGAGTCACTCACAGCTTGAGTCTTCTGCAATGGGTGCTTCTGTATCTGTCCTAGTTTTTTAGCCTTCTGTTGTAGTTTCCACTTCTACTGAGCCCATTCTTGTGACCGTGGGGGTTGATTCCTCGTGGCCTTCTAGCATCGATGCCTAGCGTTGGCGCTAACTCGAACACCCTCTCTCCTCGAGGATCCCAACCTAATCGTCCTATTGACTAAGAATGCTCTGAGGCCCCAAGACTTTCGTCGCCTGAACAGGGTCGAGACGAAGTTGACAACATCATTTATTCTACCCTAGAGAGTGCCCTCTACGCCTACATGGCCAAAGTGCATAATAAAGTCCTAAGGTGGTGGTTTGGTGCTCAAGAAATGGACAGAAGGCTACTAGCAGAGGAATGCTCGAGAGTGAAGACTTAGGTTGACGAAGTGAAAGGCACGATGAAAGAAACTCTATAGTAAATGGACAAGCTCCAGGCAGACGTGGGTGAGGCCAATGCTTCCCGACTTACCCTTGAGAATCGAGCTAAAAGTGCTAAGGATCAAATGGCTATGCTTCAGCTCCAATCCGGGGGCTGCAATATCAAGTTGAGGAGAACTGAGCCGCCTCTAATAGAATTGCTGAATTAGAGGCCTAGCTCCAAGAGACGGTGGCCTAGGAAAGAGAGATGTTCATCGAGGGCCAAGACTCAGTCAAGAAGGAGCTGGTGAAGCGGTTTTCTTCTGAGGACTTTGCCTGGATAGTTGACATCCTTCCATAGAAGGACGAGGATGAGGACGAGGAAGGTATAACTGAAGACAACCATCCTAACCCAGCTTTTACTATAATAGCCAATGATGTACCCGTATTAGAAGCTCG
This genomic interval from Manihot esculenta cultivar AM560-2 chromosome 12, M.esculenta_v8, whole genome shotgun sequence contains the following:
- the LOC110627374 gene encoding peroxidase 73 gives rise to the protein MAMMGRFQLILLLPLSFSLCFFSSSVSAQLRQNYYANICPNVESIVRNAVQKKFQQTFVTIPGTLRLFFHDCFVQGCDASVIIQSTPNNKAEKDHPDNLSLAGDGFDTVIKAKAAVDAIPSCRNKVSCADILAMATRDVVALSGGPSYAVELGRLDGLRSSAANVNGNLPKESFNLNQLNSLFASRGLSQADMIALSAAHTLGFSHCNKFSNRIYNFSRQNPVDPTLNKAYAADLQQMCPRNVDPRIAINMDPITPNTFDNVYFKNLQNGKGLFTSDQVLFTDPRSRPTVNTWASNSQAFENAFVTAMTKLGRVGVKTGRNGNIRRDCAVLN